From Stenotrophomonas nitritireducens, the proteins below share one genomic window:
- a CDS encoding acyl-CoA dehydrogenase family protein, protein MMSTEQEQLWGPDEEQALLDSIDHWVEKSVAPIAQEYDLEDKYPHHLVEEMKDLGLFGATISPEYGGLGLPARIYAKIVIKVSAVWMAPTGIFNSHLIMAAAIERCGTEEQKRKYLPRMATGELRGSLGLTEPNAGTDLQAIRSVAKREGEHYVINGAKTWITNSMYGDMVLLLVKTDPEAQPRHKGMSMFIAEKGEGFIVAKKMKKSGYRAIDTCELVFQEYKVPADCLLGGVEGQGFQHAVGGLELGRINVAARGCGIAEGALRLSVRYAQERMTFGKPIAEHQAIQLKLGEMASKVEASKLLIESAANAYDKGLRCDMEAGMAKYFATETGAYCAQEGMRIFGGYSYSVEYDIERFYRDAMLMCIGEGTNEMQRIIIAKQLVARNKI, encoded by the coding sequence ATGATGAGCACGGAACAGGAACAGCTGTGGGGCCCTGACGAAGAGCAGGCGTTGCTGGATTCGATCGACCATTGGGTCGAGAAATCCGTTGCACCGATCGCCCAGGAATACGACCTCGAAGACAAGTACCCGCATCACCTGGTCGAGGAGATGAAGGATCTGGGACTGTTCGGTGCCACCATCTCGCCCGAGTACGGTGGCCTTGGCCTGCCGGCCCGCATCTACGCCAAGATCGTGATCAAGGTGTCGGCGGTATGGATGGCGCCGACCGGCATCTTCAACTCGCACCTGATCATGGCCGCGGCCATCGAGCGTTGCGGCACCGAAGAGCAGAAGCGCAAGTACCTGCCGCGCATGGCCACCGGCGAGCTGCGTGGCTCGCTGGGCCTGACCGAGCCCAATGCCGGTACCGACCTGCAGGCGATCCGCAGTGTTGCCAAGCGTGAGGGTGAGCATTACGTCATCAATGGCGCCAAGACCTGGATCACCAATTCCATGTATGGCGACATGGTGCTGTTGCTGGTCAAGACCGACCCGGAGGCGCAGCCGCGCCACAAGGGCATGAGCATGTTCATCGCCGAGAAGGGCGAGGGCTTCATCGTCGCCAAGAAGATGAAGAAGTCCGGCTACCGCGCCATCGACACCTGCGAGCTGGTTTTCCAGGAATACAAGGTGCCGGCCGACTGCCTGCTCGGTGGTGTGGAAGGGCAGGGTTTCCAGCATGCCGTTGGTGGCCTGGAACTGGGCCGCATCAACGTGGCTGCACGCGGCTGCGGTATTGCCGAAGGCGCGCTGCGTTTGTCAGTGCGTTATGCGCAGGAGCGCATGACCTTCGGCAAACCGATCGCCGAGCACCAGGCCATCCAGCTGAAGCTGGGCGAGATGGCGTCCAAGGTGGAGGCATCCAAGCTGCTGATCGAGAGCGCCGCCAATGCCTACGACAAGGGCCTGCGCTGCGACATGGAAGCGGGCATGGCCAAGTACTTCGCCACAGAGACCGGCGCGTACTGCGCGCAGGAAGGCATGCGCATCTTTGGTGGATACAGCTACTCGGTGGAATACGACATCGAGCGGTTCTACCGCGACGCCATGCTGATGTGCATTGGCGAAGGCACCAACGAAATGCAGCGCATCATCATTGCCAAGCAACTGGTGGCAAGAAACAAGATCTAA
- a CDS encoding MaoC family dehydratase, with protein sequence MVQNVKQISENRFRETFGRYYEEFNVGDIYEHRPGRSITETDNTWFTLLTMNTHPMHFDKEYAKASEFGKVIVCSPFTVALMVGMSVTDVSQKAVANLGWSDIKMTHPLFVGDTLVAESKVLDKRESKSRPGAGIVTVQTEGFNQDGKLICSFSRTMLIAKQGHSVEDKVNY encoded by the coding sequence ATGGTTCAGAACGTCAAGCAGATCTCCGAAAACCGCTTCCGCGAAACCTTTGGCCGTTACTACGAAGAGTTCAATGTCGGCGACATCTACGAGCACCGCCCCGGCCGCTCCATCACCGAAACCGACAACACCTGGTTCACCCTGCTGACGATGAACACCCATCCGATGCACTTCGACAAGGAATACGCCAAGGCCTCGGAATTCGGCAAGGTTATCGTCTGCTCGCCGTTCACCGTGGCGCTGATGGTCGGCATGAGCGTCACCGATGTCAGCCAGAAGGCGGTGGCCAACCTGGGTTGGAGCGACATCAAGATGACCCACCCGCTGTTTGTCGGCGACACCCTGGTGGCCGAGTCCAAGGTGCTGGACAAGCGCGAGTCCAAGTCGCGCCCGGGCGCCGGCATCGTCACCGTGCAGACCGAGGGTTTCAACCAGGACGGCAAGCTGATCTGCAGCTTCAGCCGCACCATGCTGATCGCCAAGCAGGGTCACTCGGTGGAAGACAAGGTCAACTACTGA
- a CDS encoding HpcH/HpaI aldolase/citrate lyase family protein produces MSTAINNPRRCLLFVPGSRPERYAKAVATGADQVCIDLEDAVAPGDKESARASLFAFLAELPQTRSEIGLRINPLSTELGQADLKALAASGLKPAFVMLPKVETVAELQQADAALAAIDTAFIAQIETPKGLLDARALATAIPRLQALMFGGFDYIVALRGRASWESFFHPRVQLATIAAEAGVACMDVPYLDIKDEAGLVSETDRVIDLGFTAKAAIHPAQVDAIQARYLPTAAEFDRAQRVVAALAASGGEAIQLDGKLVDRPIEIAAERAIALGALGVRAG; encoded by the coding sequence GTGAGCACTGCGATCAACAACCCGCGCCGCTGCCTGCTGTTCGTGCCGGGCTCGCGCCCGGAGCGTTACGCCAAGGCCGTGGCCACCGGTGCCGATCAGGTCTGTATTGATCTGGAAGACGCGGTTGCCCCGGGCGACAAGGAAAGCGCGCGTGCCTCGCTGTTCGCCTTTCTCGCCGAACTGCCGCAGACCCGCAGCGAGATCGGCCTGCGCATCAATCCGCTGTCCACCGAACTGGGCCAGGCTGATCTGAAGGCGTTGGCTGCTTCGGGCCTGAAGCCGGCCTTCGTCATGCTGCCCAAGGTCGAAACCGTGGCCGAATTGCAGCAGGCCGACGCGGCGCTGGCGGCAATCGACACCGCCTTCATCGCGCAGATCGAAACGCCGAAGGGCTTGCTGGACGCACGCGCGCTGGCCACCGCCATTCCGCGCCTGCAGGCGCTGATGTTTGGTGGCTTCGACTACATCGTCGCATTGCGCGGCCGCGCCAGCTGGGAGAGCTTCTTCCATCCGCGCGTGCAGCTGGCAACGATTGCCGCCGAAGCCGGCGTCGCCTGCATGGACGTACCCTACCTGGACATCAAGGACGAAGCCGGCCTGGTCAGCGAAACCGACCGCGTCATCGATCTGGGTTTCACCGCCAAGGCCGCCATCCATCCGGCACAGGTCGACGCCATCCAGGCCCGTTACCTGCCCACCGCCGCCGAGTTTGACCGCGCCCAACGCGTGGTCGCGGCATTGGCCGCCAGCGGCGGCGAAGCCATCCAGCTGGACGGCAAGCTGGTGGACCGCCCCATCGAAATCGCCGCCGAACGCGCCATCGCACTGGGTGCGCTTGGCGTGCGCGCCGGCTGA
- a CDS encoding polysaccharide deacetylase family protein: MSKPVYQWPNNARLALSVVVNVEELSEYNVGQGDKITEPVDELHVTLSKPVRNYGNESNYRYGVNEGHARVAALLDKYNVTSTYTAAAVSLERAPEIADYLRGSRHEVCSHGHRWIHQFRFNEDQERQFIRDAADSIEKTSGVRPVGWLSRYLHTASTRRLLQEEGFLYHMDDYSADAPFWGDVDGSDKPMIVVPYQLDTNDMKMWVAPSYLPKDWLDYAIDSFDTLYAEGEHSPKVMSLGLHLRIIGRPGRIGAFEKFLQYVAQKPGTWYATRRQIAEHFASQVGAP; this comes from the coding sequence ATGTCCAAACCCGTCTACCAGTGGCCCAACAACGCACGCCTGGCCTTGTCGGTGGTCGTCAATGTCGAAGAGCTGTCCGAGTACAACGTCGGCCAGGGTGACAAGATCACCGAACCGGTGGACGAGCTGCATGTGACCCTGTCCAAGCCGGTGCGCAACTACGGCAACGAATCCAACTACCGTTACGGCGTCAACGAAGGCCATGCGCGCGTCGCCGCGCTGCTGGACAAGTACAACGTGACCAGCACGTATACCGCCGCCGCGGTATCGCTGGAGCGCGCGCCGGAAATCGCCGATTACCTGCGTGGCAGCCGCCATGAGGTCTGCTCGCATGGCCACCGCTGGATCCACCAGTTCCGCTTCAACGAAGACCAGGAACGCCAGTTCATCCGCGATGCCGCCGACAGCATCGAGAAGACCAGCGGCGTGCGCCCGGTCGGTTGGCTGTCGCGTTACCTGCACACCGCCTCCACCCGTCGCCTGCTGCAGGAAGAAGGTTTCCTGTACCACATGGACGACTACTCGGCCGATGCGCCGTTCTGGGGCGATGTCGACGGCAGCGACAAGCCCATGATCGTGGTGCCGTACCAGCTGGACACCAATGACATGAAGATGTGGGTGGCCCCGTCCTACCTGCCCAAGGACTGGCTGGACTATGCCATCGACAGCTTCGACACGCTGTACGCCGAAGGCGAGCACAGCCCCAAGGTGATGTCGCTGGGCCTGCACCTGCGCATCATCGGCCGCCCGGGCCGCATCGGCGCGTTCGAGAAATTCCTGCAGTACGTCGCGCAGAAGCCGGGCACCTGGTACGCAACGCGCCGCCAGATCGCCGAACACTTCGCCTCCCAGGTCGGTGCGCCGTGA
- a CDS encoding SDR family NAD(P)-dependent oxidoreductase, producing MARFPELQGKVALITGAGRRAGLGEGIARRLLQEGCKVVLTDIGQVRGAEMPVTAVGTDEEMAQVAAELAASTGGECVAMALDVLEEAQVEAVVKATVERFGSLDILVNNAGIGYLMKSLVDIDAKEWDAVLGVNLRGAFLTIKHAGRQMIAQGGGRIVNIASQAAKSAFPHAAAYCSSKHGLVGLTRVAALELAAHGINVNAVCPNHVTTGLGAWQNEYFAEKQGKTVEQYLADMRARIPAGRPGLPSDTAAATAFLCSDDAVYITGEAINVSGGEENH from the coding sequence ATGGCTCGTTTCCCCGAATTGCAGGGCAAGGTCGCACTCATCACCGGCGCTGGTCGCCGCGCCGGGCTGGGCGAGGGCATTGCCCGCCGCCTGCTGCAGGAAGGCTGCAAGGTGGTGCTGACCGACATCGGCCAGGTGCGTGGCGCCGAGATGCCGGTCACTGCCGTGGGCACCGACGAGGAAATGGCCCAGGTTGCCGCCGAGCTGGCCGCCAGCACCGGGGGCGAATGCGTGGCCATGGCGCTGGACGTACTGGAAGAGGCGCAGGTGGAAGCGGTGGTCAAGGCCACGGTGGAACGCTTTGGCAGCCTCGACATCCTGGTCAACAACGCCGGCATTGGTTACCTGATGAAGTCGCTGGTCGACATCGATGCGAAGGAATGGGACGCGGTGTTGGGCGTGAACCTGCGCGGCGCCTTCCTGACCATCAAGCACGCCGGCCGGCAGATGATTGCCCAGGGCGGCGGCCGCATCGTCAACATCGCCTCGCAGGCCGCCAAGTCGGCGTTCCCGCATGCGGCGGCCTATTGCTCGTCCAAGCACGGCCTGGTCGGCCTGACCCGCGTTGCCGCGCTGGAACTGGCGGCCCATGGCATCAACGTCAATGCAGTCTGCCCGAACCACGTCACCACCGGCCTGGGCGCCTGGCAGAACGAATACTTTGCCGAGAAGCAGGGCAAGACCGTCGAGCAGTACCTGGCCGACATGCGCGCGCGCATTCCCGCCGGTCGCCCGGGCCTGCCCTCGGATACGGCGGCAGCGACGGCCTTCCTGTGCTCGGACGACGCGGTTTACATCACCGGTGAGGCGATCAATGTTTCCGGTGGTGAGGAAAACCACTGA
- a CDS encoding REDY-like protein HapK codes for MQTVIVLFNLKPGVSAEEYEAWARASDLPVVNALPSVEKFEVLKASGLLIGEGSSPYAYIELIRIPDMAAFGADMADAAVQAGAAQFRQYADNPLFILTSAL; via the coding sequence ATGCAAACCGTCATCGTCCTGTTCAACCTCAAGCCCGGCGTCAGCGCCGAGGAATACGAGGCCTGGGCCCGTGCCAGCGACCTGCCGGTGGTCAATGCGCTGCCGTCGGTGGAGAAGTTCGAGGTACTCAAGGCCAGCGGTCTGTTGATTGGTGAGGGCAGCTCGCCGTACGCGTACATCGAGCTGATACGTATCCCGGACATGGCCGCCTTCGGCGCCGACATGGCCGATGCGGCGGTGCAAGCCGGTGCGGCGCAGTTCCGGCAATACGCTGACAATCCGTTGTTCATCCTCACCAGCGCGCTGTAA